The genomic DNA GTGTTGTAGTAGTCTCAGATGGCATACATGTAGGAAGTAAAGTTTACAAGTAAGACAAATAGTCTATTCAactctatctttttttttttaatttagaatgcCAAAGATCAAAAGATGTAGAAATTAACAAATGGAGTTAAAAAGAGAGTAATCCTCGACAATGAACAGCTGTTGGTACCAGTATGGAGGAGACATCTGTTCCAGTTTCAATCCACACTGAAGATGGAAAGAGAAAATATGAACGCTTAAATTTGATTGTCATGCTGTTTCTTTTTCTAGCACCAGTGAAAGGCACAGAGCAACTGATTGCACAAGAAATTGAGATATTTGCAGTGAATGAGACACACAATAAAGATGAAGAATCTTGCCATCTCCCTTTCACTGTATGCAATTTATTACAAGTTATCATcgctgatacatgtatatattcttAGCTGTACAGATACCGAAATTTGCATAACCCAGATCAGTTGCAGggaaattatcataaaattctCAGTTATCATTGACAGTAACATtatgaataaatgtttgataataaaaatattatttatacctggaattgtttttgttctctCTCATTTTGGTTTAGTTATTGAAAAAGGATGGAATAATGTGTAGTGATATTTTAGATATATTGTAtacattaatacatgtacaagttctgATTCTCAGTCTGACTGGTCCTTTTCATTTTAGAATACTGGGATGTATGTAGGTGTCTTTTTACAGATGTAATTTGGTTTATTCAAACGCCACACCACATTTATTGGTTTATAGATTTTATTGATATGATTACTGTGCTTTCCCAAAGTAAGGAGCCTTTAATTCACTGGTGTGTTGCTGTATACAtcatatttggatttttttcttattattttgttcataaataagACCGTGAGTTTTCCTGTTTGATGTGTTAAACCTTTTTCTTAAATAGACCTTGTATAGTTGACAGTGCAATATGAATTTTACGCATTGCTTAGAGCCTTTTGGTCACCTTTAAATGTTGATGTCTGtatcatttgttttcttgtggagagttagaCATAATATTGCATATactgtacagaaaaaaatgaatgtcataCACTCGCAAatcaatatgtaataaaaaaatgaaatatttgccactggacgtttagcaaccatcaattaaatcaacctgatcaacaacaacaaaaatgaaatatttgccactggacgttaagcaagcatCAATTAATTCAGCCTGATCAACAACAAAGGAAGACACCTTTTCGTgcagtttgtataaagtaaaaaaggGTTTTAACTAACAATCAAGTCAAAATGTTGTTTCACTATTCACACAGGTCCATgtcaaaatgtttcaaaattaaaaggagAATTTTCTAgtctaaaagtaaaaaaagaaggGAAACATGTACATTACGCTTACAATATGGTTAATGCCTTTATATTCGAGGTCAAAAGTGAGACTTGTATTgcaattttctattaaatgatcATTAAGTGTAAGTCCTAACTAAATACACAATCCGTGAAAAGGAGAAACCATAAATTTACCGACAATCATAAAAACAACTGAATGCAAGCTCATAGTATTTCGAAAAACACAATtagaaaacaatttacagaCCATCATAAAAAATCAACCCAATACAAGCCAAATTAATAATGAACCCAGAAAGtagtcattttttaatgatctatacaaattataaatattataagacAAAGTCGATCATGATAAACGATATTTgtcaaacaatatttattatttaattctataatttgtaaataatattttcggAAGGAGTGTGAAAACCTGTGGTGTAACTACTTCGTGGGTACCAGGTGTCaaataaaactcattttaaCAGGTTGTGATTTACCTGACCATTGGATAATTCAAGCCGAATATACATGTCACACTGTGACATTATGTCTCCGAGAAACCCATTATGAAACAATCAAATAATTAACTCCGATACATGACATACAATTTATTAcgtattaattatttaatattgtatttttaatacaatatcaaatctgagactactataacactaTATAGCCGTAATCTTCAGCCGTAATTAACCTTTAtttggaaaaacaaaaacagaagcctttttccatttttttttttttcaatcattcatgaaaatttaaaaaaattattaaatagtATTGATAATGAGATTTATATATCTGAATTCCATTTTTAGTTAGCACGTGTATACGTGTATCAAAACTATATCCCAGCCAATTCACAAATGCACCTGTTTTTACAGGTAGGTAAAACaggtaaaacatttgtttatttgatcGGGGGATTGTTTATATGATTCCTTGATTGGATGAAATAAACGGGACCTATTTCAACAACTTCGTTTGTCGGATTTATGAGAATTACAATCCATTCTCAATCATAGTCGCAtagcttattttaaaaacttttaaaacatgtttattatgaaaaactattaaaatacatttattattataaactattataatataataattattaaagtaggataatcataataatattcatataataataggAATAATAATGACagcattgaaaataatattttgctttgtattattcatttttaattgaaCAATTACATGTCGTCTGCTAACGGTAAAATACGAAACTACGTTAAATTAACGCAGCTAGCTTTTTTGAGTGTAGCCGGTTTAATAGGGAAATCGAGAGTGACCAAtctctgtgttatagtagtctcagatgcAAAGCAGacgaaataaataaagaaaaactagCTATAAAAGTagcataaaatatataaaagctcTAAGACCTGCAGGAGCACCAACACCTGTCATAAGTTGCCATTCCAGTTGATGAATTGGTTAATAGAAATACATCCTTTCTCCCTAAAAATAAAATGCCCGTCAGAATAAACAAAATCTGCGCACCGAAGTCCCACCGAAGTCAATGCGATAATTATCCGGAATGAACGATTTTCCGGAATTGTGTCAGTTATTTTGTATACCGGAAGTTTTCATTCTCCTAGCAACTGCACTTCCGACATCTGACAGAAAAAACTTTTTACAAAATGCTTCTTGAATCACAAGAAATGCAAGGCCAAGAAATCCCTAAACTTATACAGGTACATGGCTGCTTCATCATTTCCTCATCTACTCACGTTTTAAGGGGAAATGCAAAGgaatacaattttacaaaattaaataatatcgttctttattttgacaatttttgacCAGGGTCAGGGACCAGCATAACTTCAAAagccttttatatttgatgattatgtacatgtatacactaAACGTTAAACATTGTGAGTTTGCATTTGTACTTAAACATAGTATAACAGGTTTTAAGGTGTACAGACTTGTATCAAGCttcaaaaaaaagtttaatatgtGAGTCAATACAAGCCATttctggatatcacacaggatCCCGTTAAATGTtgacatcataaaacaaaatatctaatgccacaatggaaaagtgattgttgttaaCGTTAAAGTTCAAGCAGCCaggattagcgataaggtgtatatgAGGCAGGTGCTACCTGTTCAAAACAtgtatcttttttaaatcaaacaaagaaGCCACTACCTATAAGCCTTTGTTTAATAAACAGTTGAAGATGAACCAAAATGTTGATGCTGGTTTAATGCATTGATggttcagaaaattataaagatcaCTTTAATGACACGATTACAtagaatttatatataatgtatcattaaattattatatacatactGCAATAATATACTATAAACAAAGACACATAACAGTAATTTCAAAGTTCTTAATAGGACATGTATatgaatcattattttttttattatttttttctagccAAGAGATCACAGAGCTAAAGTTTGTGTATGGTAAGTATAACTTGTATTGTCATACTGATAGACTAATCATAATTATGGTGTACCATAGTCAGTCAACTATTATGTAAACCATATACAATGAATCAGTCTAATTGAgacagcttttgattttttttaataacatataaaatttatacagaATATACAACTTGTTCAAAattgcattaaaataaaattggttcAAATGAAAGTCAACTTCACAATTTCTCATTTGAATACCTGATTGATCTATACCAGAGAAATTAAGgctaaggggagataattaaacatcaaattataaaagctgtttaaaaaataacaagtgGGAAAACGTTCAGCCTTTTTCCATGatacattttcatttgttattttgcaGGGCAGATTTAACTGTTGATGATGTGGATCGCATCAGTGAATCATTGAACTCAGACCATGTTAGGCAGTAAGTAATATTCTTATACAGAAAGTGTACGTTTTCTTTATTTTCGCATTTATTATTGaagaactatatatatatgcagaACTGTaatgcaatgaaaaaaaatatatatatgtcatatgtttgttcaatatagattaatttgaaatatttgttagcTCAGCTTTCCACCagtcaaataaatatttgaagcttacattgtatatatttgcAAAGTTACCACTTtgaatatcttttatatttttttacaatatgatattgaataaaaaatactgtaaatCAACAAATTATTGCAAGCGACCTTTTTCCTTGAGTATAAATTGtcacaaatatgtaaaacttgaattcttatttatttttaaactggcCGCCATGAAACAATTTGATAATTgtgaaattgaataaatgtgAAAAGAGATAGTATTggctaaatatgaaataaattattcttgaaaaaaagttggttAACAGTAATGTCACAACAATTCTCAGCTGATCAGACAAGTTCAAAGACCataattatatcaattaaattgttTGCTCCATCCCATTTAGTAAGTTGTTGCAATTCTTGATTTGGTTTTGACACTTTGTTGATTACTGCAACAAAACTGTAAAAACTTATATTAAGGTTTCAGTTTTGACTAATTTTGACAACATAATGCAACAAACAGTacaataaaattgggaatggaaatggggaatgtgtgaaTAATGTgtcaacccgaccaaagagcagaacacATCCTAACTGTAAGAAACACACTTACCTCTCAAAGCCTGTCCAAGGTTCCAATTTGTAGAATTTTGAGTACACAGGAGTTTTTTTAtggctatataaatattattatctaGTACTTACACATTTCAGGAACAAAGTTTCCAATGGGTTCCTATGTAAAAACTAGTTCATTGAGTTCACAGTGAAAATCTATAACTTAAAGTTATACCTACATTTCTTCTAATTTTGCCAGAGTTTTAGCTGACATATTCCACTTGGACGACTTTAGGACCAATATAAAGACAGGGATTGTTATGGATCtgtatttttatacaataatgTTTGCCAGAGAAAATAACTTCAACAGAGAGAAAACTTCTGCTGTGTTCTCAATTGTAAAGAAGACACATGAAGTTTGTATTGGTATGTTTATCTATTTTCTAATGGAATTGATGAGGGTCCGGCTGAGGTACTTCAATtatgtattctttaaatttttaagcCATTTATCATCTAtgctttaaaattgttatatatttgccCCCTactctattctttatatattaAGCACCCTATTATTctcagtttattatttttttgcctGTTTTTCTCTAGATTCTTCATATTTTTAGCCCTTTATTCTGCACTTTAAAcccattattctcttttctgTAAACCCAATCCCTCATTGATGGcattcaaaatatcaacatgTAATAGATGTGTCTTggaggtattttttttatttatttccttcAATTAAAGCTCATATTTAACTCGATTATTGCTGATTATAGGATTTTGGTTGAGAGGGAACatgtttttctaaaactatcagattttttaattatattagcTGCAAGAactaaattatctccccttctgttaatttttctaaattttgtgtttaaaaaaacctgattgttttgtacatatagaaacaaaataaatattaaatcaaatgtcTTAATGTTACTCTTCTCTCTTTAACCAAACAGCCTTTCTATTTGTctcaaaatttggaaaaaaacttCCAACGTCTGGAGGGAAGCACGTCAGAAATATCTGTAGCTATAAAAATTCATgaattttttcttttacatgtaATATCTGTATGAGATGAGAAATTGTTGTGTCAGACATAAATGctgaaaataatgatatttaccatttataatttttcagagACTCCATTTGGAAATGTAGACCagacatttaattattttaaagaattgGTTCTGTGTCATGCTGTTAATGTAAGTTTTATCTTTAGATAGAAAAATGGAAAGTACAGTATGAATTTAGGCCACCCCCccccaaataaaataaatatggatTCATTGCAGTcctttaaacacaaaaaaaaaggtgtTCAAATATGGCATATTCTATGAGATGCTAGCTaaccaaatttcatttatacAACAATGATGTAACACACCTTCAATGGCTGACATTAGTTTGTTTATTAGCTCATAGAGTGACCTAGTTTAGtcgtcatcaacatttttttatggtttaCTGCAGTTTGAATTTAGAATTCAATTATAAGAAATGGCTGTTTAATAACCcatgttattcagtgtgcaacacattttttattttatttcttcattgacagaaaaaaataacagtcattccttaaataaggTCAATTGTTTATATTTCTGTAACTTGTCAAGATTCAGGACTATTTATAGTTTGTTGATAATATTGGgtcattttcttataaatatagtctttttttcatattggcaATAACTTTTAAGAAGGGTTAACATTGCAATacaaatttattacatgtagttcaaaaaaatatggaaagtATTCAAGGGATGTTCTAGATATAGATATTTTGAGAACTTATAATTCAGAGACCACAAGTTAGTTTGGagttattaaacaaaatttcatgtTGTTACAGACACTATCTCACAAATTATAGTGAGTGATGTAAGAAAATCctgaaatataattaatacaATGTACTTCAGACATTTCTATGTGTCCACACTTAAACAATATATCTACAATAAAATGACATGTTTTTTCAGAGACCACCACACAGAATTGAGTTATTTAATGCAGATGAAGTCAGAAAAATTACAGAATATACAGTCAATACATACTTCAGACATTTCTATGTGTCCACACTTACACAATGTATctacaataaaatgtttatgttttcaCAGAGACCACCACACAGTATTGAGTTATTTAACGCAGATGAAGTCAGAAAAATCACAGAATATACAGTCAACACATacttcagacatttcaaaatgtaCAAATATGCATTTACACCATTGGTaaatataagtttttaaaatactgtgtattcattactatttgttggataccattttcgtggattttgtgGGTATAGGGAagccacaaatttaaatgttcaacgaattaagACTTTTTTAAAAGAGCGTATGCAGATTTTGCCATaacaagaaaattaaatatccaagaaaatgcaagtttttttcAATCCACATAAATGGAtaccaatgaaaataaatgaatccacagtatatatatatatacttatagtCCGTAGCAATGTTGGAcacttacaaaatatttaaagaaaaaaggaaCAGGTTAGAAAATTTCTACTTagatttatcagaaaaaatactgtaaattcagaagtaAATGTGtgcattacatgtataattaagaATCCTGAACCACTtgcaacaagaatgtgtcctcagtacatgAATTctccactcgcactatcattttctatgtacagtggaccatgaaattggagtaaaaactctaatttggcatttaaattagaaagattatataatAGGGAACaggtgtactaagtttgaagtcgattggacttcaacttcatcaaaaactaccttaaccaaaaactttaacctgaagcgggacagacacacagaccagaaaacataatgcccctctactatcgtagatAGGGCGTAAACATGCAAAATTAAAGCTTATTGCAAAAAATCATTACTGAATTTATGAATGCGAgtctttattacatgtattgtaaTCCTGATACTTTCAGTCtacaattatttctgaatttttacaaaattaacaaaattttaatatggaACAGAGCAATTGTAGtattacttttaattaaaaattaaaacaccataaaacaatattatgaaATATCTTAATTCTCATCATTGATTGCTGTTGATTTGTCAAATATGTTCCTTTTTAACTTCTAAAATATCAGATagcaatattatttaaattgaaaaagataattagtagaacaatttataatacctttatattgaaaataggCATCTTCGGAAAATATCTGTGAAGAATTTTTTTCTGTAGCAGCCACAGGACAATTCCAAATGAAGAAATAATCATGAAAAACATAACAGTAATGTGACTAAGGGcttataatttcattattttactttattttgactgGCTAACAGCAATCTCgcgtcattttttgttttaaaatgaattgcaaGAATTGAAACATGCATGATGACACATTTCCACAATTAAGTGAACaggtaaataaatgaaaaacttaTTGATTGCTTCTTTTAGTaatttcatagggttgtaaaagtgCATACATTTTTTAGAATGACCTGCTAATACACgctacatacaaaatgtacttctgAAGTGAATAGTGACCacccaatgaatttacaaaaagaagcattcaactcttaattgaaaacattgtattaattgttatatatattactttATATTACAGGTGAGATTAGACCTGTCTTTATCTTACGTTGGATTACCTGTCACACCCCCACCATCTGAAGGTAAGGTTCAGTCTGTCATATGCATAGTTACTTCCCTTGATAACTTTTCTCATATGAAGGTCCTTATTCTGCAGGTGTCCTAATTGTGCAGTCAATTTATATAATCATATAGAcatatgtaaaatacatgtacttgtaaaaataaaaattaagtttAGCTCCCTAGGAACCATTAAGATTTCCTTTGGACTTGGATTTTGTTAAATGAGTATTTGGGTACaagttttatttacatattttgctTCCAAAAATTTGACTCCAGCACACCTGATACAAAGGTTTACAGAAACATGTCAATTGAGGGCtctaaaatgtattttagcaATTACAAACTCCAAAATTTAGGAATGACacaaaaatagcacaaattctcAATGTAGGATATTGTAAGcatgaattaattttatttataaacttagCAATAGTTTTTTCTGCATGAATAGTGGGTATATATCAATTGTTGATTGttgtaacatttattttgtaccataggtaagaaaaatatttagtttctcATTTTGAATGTTTGACTGTCccctttttattaataaaaaataatttagactCTGTCAAGTAAAAGCAACTATAAGTGAAATAAATCAGTGCAAATTGGGAAAAATGCactgtttttttctattcacaacaaaattttgacttttttttacccaaattgcatcttttaaattctttttcttGAAGTACATGTGTATCAGAATGTCCTCCCACAGAGTTGGTAATGTGTTATATTCTCCAgtcaaaaatcttaaaaaatattggAAAGAGAGCTTCCTAAGATGAAAGTGATACTGGAAAGAGGGGGGAGGGGGCAATACCTTTTTATGTTTACCTGTTTTGGTCCTTTTTTAATGTGTTGTTAACTGAGATAAATTAAAGctgttaaatgtttttaacccactttgttaactgttatcagcatttttgcattttgttaactgtttttaCCAAAACGGAGGTGTTGTTAATTAACATGTTAACAAACCCCCTTTTGCCTCTCCTCTGTAAAAGCAGAAATTTTCGAGGAggatttaatttaaaagcaattaaaaaaaaaccacgctAAACATTTCTTCCATTTACTGGAAACCTCAAAAATTAAATCCCCATGCATGAAATCTTATATAGacaaaacctttaaaatttTTTAACCCCACACATATTAATGTTTCTACGGTAGTTAGACcaatattataaacattttagctgatgatgatggtgatgaggatatcattttatatactgCCAATGGTACAGGTATAGAATGAAATAGCTTCTAGGAAATATAAAGAGTTTTGCTAGATATTATTATGAATtagatagtttaaaaaaaagtttcttagAGCGTGTTACATATTTGCATCATATGGAGCCAGTATTTCAGCAGAAATGAGATTATATTTTTACCCTTTTTTGTGTCCCACTGAGTGAAACTCCTAATTTTTCCTAcataacaaaattgaaaaatgtagaatatatcatatttggtTATTAACCCCTGTTAG from Mytilus trossulus isolate FHL-02 chromosome 8, PNRI_Mtr1.1.1.hap1, whole genome shotgun sequence includes the following:
- the LOC134681353 gene encoding cilia- and flagella-associated protein 119-like; its protein translation is MLLESQEMQGQEIPKLIQPRDHRAKVCVWADLTVDDVDRISESLNSDHVRQVLADIFHLDDFRTNIKTGIVMDLYFYTIMFARENNFNREKTSAVFSIVKKTHEVCIETPFGNVDQTFNYFKELVLCHAVNRPPHSIELFNADEVRKITEYTVNTYFRHFKMYKYAFTPLVRLDLSLSYVGLPVTPPPSEADETSPPEDEVPPEQTTEPTEGETTTEQQKTPEPEESQARKELRTMIQTYLSDEIKKMKTSVEEQIKSTEDSLNKKLEVTEGTKSGKGARGSPKGKKK